A single genomic interval of Chloroflexota bacterium harbors:
- a CDS encoding glycosyltransferase family 39 protein produces MLRQPPNKPLERFSALRLWMPGLIIAIGALALRLWYVLFRPQVQPVWDAALYDATAMRIAAIIRGSSITRETLVELDAVWLKGPIHPLVLGLVYALFGHSYTIVRLLQALLDAGTCLVLYALGCRLYGRRGAVFGASLAAIYTPFVLVTGTIIQEPLTFFLLAVAVYLLVRASESTQVWDFLWAGVALGLVVLSRVALQFLFIVFLPVVVLVLWRKVTAFWRHVLAFSLGLVILLGPWMFLTQAVQGRVSLSGGYGYGLVFYRGLYLPDEWWIADVIPQSTQLKQVMAVRGHVEPTDADYWSAYFLTVQQNPLHALSVMVGRLYYYWQYPFNLFAQHVVMPRGVDIAIHQFVVIMGVLGAFLGLGARREPLFLISVVVYVLVTLMAFPLEIRIAMPAMPFLCVLAGGAVDFVVACLGDLWRGDVDCRRRFLDGLVVAVIAFGLFSFLPVPILLRIAPGLGPVVARGLTILLTVFLAATLARLGYLVLWTRLPRRRALFIAGFGTCVFLTLWLLHARVDGTWRRWSVRLVDSEVRLRQQIALPEELGPVKWAAVFVDMNSGPGRNYGLGLWLNGKVLAYWPNGLLIEQSGPLGEDLQYRILLEQQRRLLEEVPQWVVIPVEPTRLKRLRSVVLELGLGPAGNPRTDYVEVYGDYRLWEPVFNGPSFNALGVTERTSFYRYVIDGEYRLWEAVPFATGWPRSEYVVSSGSFVDDLSPVAGLQTGQYRMFIVAMGEDDVIRVY; encoded by the coding sequence ATGCTGCGGCAACCGCCAAATAAACCGTTGGAACGTTTTAGTGCACTACGCCTGTGGATGCCGGGGCTCATCATAGCGATCGGAGCGCTTGCATTGCGCCTGTGGTACGTGCTGTTTCGCCCGCAGGTGCAGCCTGTGTGGGATGCGGCACTCTACGATGCGACGGCCATGCGCATCGCAGCCATAATCCGCGGCAGTAGCATCACACGAGAAACGTTGGTGGAATTAGATGCAGTGTGGCTGAAAGGACCAATTCACCCGCTCGTCCTGGGATTGGTTTACGCTCTCTTTGGCCATAGTTACACCATCGTGCGCCTCCTACAGGCTCTGCTCGACGCCGGAACATGCTTGGTGCTCTACGCTCTAGGATGTCGGCTGTATGGCAGAAGGGGGGCCGTTTTCGGTGCTTCCCTGGCTGCGATTTACACCCCCTTTGTGCTTGTCACGGGCACGATCATTCAGGAACCGCTTACCTTTTTTCTGCTTGCGGTTGCCGTTTATCTTTTGGTGCGCGCGAGCGAGAGCACGCAGGTGTGGGATTTCCTATGGGCCGGGGTGGCATTGGGTCTCGTGGTGCTCTCGCGCGTAGCGTTGCAGTTCCTGTTCATTGTCTTCTTGCCGGTGGTTGTGTTGGTGTTGTGGCGTAAGGTTACTGCTTTCTGGCGGCATGTGCTGGCTTTTTCGTTGGGCTTGGTGATCCTGTTAGGTCCGTGGATGTTTCTCACTCAGGCTGTGCAAGGCCGGGTCTCCCTCAGTGGCGGTTATGGCTATGGGTTGGTCTTCTATCGCGGACTTTATCTACCGGATGAATGGTGGATTGCCGACGTTATCCCACAGAGCACACAACTGAAGCAGGTGATGGCTGTGCGTGGTCACGTTGAGCCCACGGACGCAGACTATTGGTCGGCTTATTTCTTGACAGTGCAGCAAAATCCGCTACACGCTTTATCGGTGATGGTTGGGCGACTTTACTACTACTGGCAATACCCATTCAATCTCTTCGCCCAGCATGTTGTCATGCCCCGGGGGGTGGATATAGCGATTCACCAATTCGTTGTGATAATGGGCGTATTAGGGGCGTTTTTGGGCTTGGGGGCGCGGCGAGAGCCCCTCTTTCTCATTAGTGTGGTGGTCTATGTTTTAGTGACATTGATGGCTTTCCCACTGGAAATACGCATTGCTATGCCAGCCATGCCATTCTTGTGCGTGCTGGCGGGCGGCGCAGTGGACTTTGTGGTAGCATGCTTGGGCGATCTGTGGCGCGGGGACGTGGATTGTAGGAGACGATTTCTGGATGGTTTGGTTGTGGCGGTAATTGCGTTCGGGCTTTTCTCTTTTCTACCTGTGCCAATTCTCTTGCGTATTGCGCCTGGGCTGGGGCCGGTAGTCGCACGCGGATTGACCATCCTGTTGACAGTTTTTCTGGCTGCTACGTTGGCGCGATTAGGTTATCTTGTTCTGTGGACGCGGTTGCCGCGGCGTCGGGCCTTGTTCATTGCTGGCTTTGGAACGTGCGTGTTCTTAACCCTGTGGCTTTTACATGCACGTGTGGACGGCACGTGGCGGCGGTGGAGCGTGCGCTTGGTTGACAGCGAGGTGCGTTTGCGCCAGCAGATTGCTTTGCCCGAGGAGTTGGGTCCAGTGAAATGGGCGGCGGTTTTCGTGGACATGAATTCTGGGCCGGGACGAAATTATGGCTTAGGTCTGTGGCTAAACGGCAAAGTGCTGGCTTACTGGCCGAACGGTCTGCTCATTGAACAGAGCGGCCCACTGGGCGAGGATTTACAGTATCGCATCCTGTTGGAGCAACAGCGGCGGCTGCTGGAGGAAGTGCCACAGTGGGTAGTGATACCCGTTGAACCCACACGCCTGAAGAGGCTACGGAGTGTGGTGCTAGAACTAGGGTTGGGGCCGGCAGGCAATCCCCGCACCGACTACGTCGAGGTCTACGGCGATTACCGTCTGTGGGAGCCTGTGTTCAACGGCCCGTCCTTCAATGCCCTGGGTGTTACTGAGCGCACATCGTTCTATCGCTACGTGATAGACGGCGAGTATCGGCTGTGGGAAGCCGTTCCGTTTGCTACCGGCTGGCCGCGTAGCGAGTATGTTGTCTCGTCGGGCTCCTTTGTCGATGATTTGTCGCCTGTGGCGGGCCTGCAAACGGGCCAATATCGTATGTTTATTGTTGCCATGGGTGAGGATGACGTGATCAGGGTGTATTGA
- a CDS encoding glycosyltransferase family 2 protein — protein MSESISIIIPAYNDEGTVAGVVGEAVDVASHLVSDYEIFVINDGSRDDTGKVLEQLKLTTPNLRVAHHEVNRGFGATIRELYLGACKEFVFSSPGDGQIRPGELRKLWPYRHDYDLIIGQRQIRNDPWQRRFQSLVYNMLIRLLYGVTIRDVNSVKLFRRSFVAGIILESTTPFVDAELCIRVAKQGGRLGVIPIEHKPREYGRGSGGKFSVIWETFRDAIIMWPRLH, from the coding sequence ATGAGTGAGTCGATCTCCATAATCATACCGGCTTACAATGATGAAGGCACTGTAGCGGGTGTGGTGGGCGAGGCAGTGGATGTGGCTTCGCACCTGGTGTCAGATTATGAGATATTTGTTATCAACGATGGTAGCCGTGATGATACTGGCAAAGTATTGGAACAACTGAAGTTGACCACGCCCAATTTGCGAGTCGCGCACCACGAAGTGAATCGGGGGTTCGGCGCTACAATTCGCGAACTTTACCTGGGGGCATGTAAGGAATTCGTTTTCTCCTCACCGGGTGACGGACAAATACGCCCCGGCGAACTACGCAAGCTCTGGCCCTATCGCCATGATTACGATCTGATCATCGGCCAGAGGCAGATACGCAATGACCCATGGCAGCGACGTTTCCAATCTTTGGTGTATAATATGCTGATTCGTTTGCTCTACGGAGTCACCATCCGAGATGTGAATAGTGTCAAACTCTTTCGTCGTTCGTTTGTGGCTGGCATAATTCTGGAGTCCACGACGCCTTTCGTGGATGCGGAACTCTGCATCCGCGTGGCGAAACAAGGCGGTCGCCTGGGTGTCATACCAATCGAGCACAAGCCGCGTGAATACGGGCGCGGATCAGGGGGCAAATTCTCCGTTATCTGGGAGACTTTCCGTGATGCTATCATCATGTGGCCACGGCTACACTGA
- a CDS encoding glycosyltransferase family 2 protein encodes MYKNHTVSVVLPCYNEEEGVRAVLSDMPSVVDEVIVVDNNSTDRTAEVARSLGARVIEEKRQGYGAAYKAGFRAATGDIIVTMDGDGTYPRNFIPVLLDVMFAEDIDFITCDRTGHKIGQKGFTLRVLGNSILNFFLALLFFVRLRDSQSGMWVFRREILSLLTLTSDGMPFSEEIKVEAFTHPQVRAEELPIYYVSRVGDSKLNMWRDGFNNLFFLFKKRWERWFHDRRPILFPEEAGHSQEHVQGSGGQ; translated from the coding sequence ATGTATAAGAATCACACTGTATCAGTGGTGCTCCCATGCTATAACGAGGAAGAGGGCGTGCGGGCGGTGTTGTCGGATATGCCATCTGTGGTGGATGAGGTCATTGTTGTGGACAATAACAGTACCGATCGCACGGCAGAGGTGGCTCGGTCGTTGGGTGCACGGGTGATTGAGGAGAAGCGACAGGGCTATGGCGCGGCATACAAAGCAGGGTTTCGGGCCGCAACAGGCGATATCATTGTGACGATGGATGGCGATGGTACCTATCCGCGCAATTTCATCCCTGTGCTCTTGGATGTGATGTTTGCAGAGGATATTGATTTCATCACCTGTGACCGTACCGGTCACAAGATTGGTCAGAAGGGGTTCACACTCCGAGTATTGGGCAATTCGATCCTCAACTTTTTCCTGGCCCTGCTGTTTTTCGTGCGGCTCCGCGATTCACAATCGGGGATGTGGGTCTTTCGGCGGGAGATACTCTCGCTACTCACACTCACAAGCGATGGGATGCCTTTCTCGGAAGAAATCAAGGTGGAGGCATTCACCCATCCTCAGGTAAGGGCGGAGGAGTTGCCAATTTACTACGTCTCGCGCGTGGGTGACAGCAAGTTAAATATGTGGCGCGATGGGTTTAACAACCTCTTCTTCCTATTCAAAAAACGCTGGGAGAGATGGTTCCATGACCGTCGCCCCATTCTTTTCCCGGAAGAGGCAGGCCATTCACAAGAGCATGTGCAAGGAAGTGGAGGGCAATAG
- a CDS encoding glycosyltransferase family 2 protein, translating into MTEKQRDRVIVVMPAYNAAKTLERTYNDIPAGVVDKVILVDDVSQDETVEIAQRLGLKVIIHIQNKGYGGNQKTCYIEALKDGADIVVMLHPDYQYDSTLVPELIRPIQEGRADMVLGSRLLGGGTLAGGMPIWKYISNRFLTIVENLVLGQHLSECHTGFRAYSRRMLETIPFLLNSDDFVFDTEVIAQAAAFGFAIGEIAVPTRYFPEASSVNFVNSVIYGTKTLLTMLKYLLTKWGIKKYPQFTKRLPEIISRYHRGEILRGDARGQPAKGA; encoded by the coding sequence ATGACCGAGAAGCAGCGCGATCGGGTTATCGTAGTTATGCCTGCCTACAACGCCGCCAAAACGCTGGAACGCACTTACAACGACATCCCAGCAGGTGTGGTGGACAAGGTTATCTTGGTGGATGATGTGAGCCAAGATGAAACGGTAGAGATTGCCCAGCGGTTGGGCCTGAAGGTCATCATCCACATTCAGAACAAAGGCTACGGGGGCAATCAGAAAACCTGTTATATTGAAGCCCTGAAAGATGGCGCTGACATCGTGGTTATGTTGCATCCCGACTACCAGTACGATTCTACCCTCGTGCCCGAACTTATCCGGCCCATTCAGGAGGGCCGAGCTGATATGGTGTTGGGTTCGCGGCTGTTGGGCGGAGGTACTCTGGCTGGTGGAATGCCCATCTGGAAGTATATATCAAACCGCTTCCTGACCATTGTGGAGAACCTGGTTTTGGGGCAGCATCTATCCGAATGTCATACTGGCTTTCGTGCCTATAGTCGCCGGATGCTTGAAACGATTCCCTTCTTGCTCAACAGCGATGACTTCGTCTTTGATACTGAAGTCATTGCTCAGGCGGCGGCATTTGGATTTGCTATCGGTGAGATCGCTGTGCCCACCCGCTACTTTCCCGAGGCGTCTTCGGTGAATTTCGTGAATAGCGTCATCTACGGCACTAAGACGTTACTCACGATGCTCAAGTACCTGTTGACAAAGTGGGGCATCAAGAAGTATCCGCAGTTTACCAAGCGTTTGCCGGAGATTATCAGCCGCTACCACCGCGGCGAGATATTGCGGGGGGACGCACGAGGACAGCCGGCCAAGGGGGCTTAA
- a CDS encoding radical SAM protein, giving the protein MSFTNYLKYGSRIFYKSGATPLYFVYFVTDFCNARCKHCLLAEHNPVAKSEELTIDEIEKVSRSMDDMLFFTPTGGEPFLRRDLAEIVRIFHKNNHALNVGIPTNGSLTTRVVETTREMLDTMPDIDLHIDVSIDGIGEKHDQIRNFPGLFERAIRTYKELRDLERHYHNFSTCVEITVSSFNQDELLELYEYLKRQVGVNTVFTLLTRGAPRDPIAKEFDIRRYEELHEALERDNKALILSGYYKMPFSDVLNAYRIVRPRIIAKTVRERRFQIPCYAGSLGGAMFSKGQVLPCELHIDMELGNVRDYNYDFRAIWHSPQADQARRWIRDNKCFCTYECFLTINILFNPLVLPSVFREWLALKAFKLSRRLQPSSVQTPAPSTARE; this is encoded by the coding sequence TTGAGTTTCACTAACTATCTGAAATATGGGAGTCGAATATTCTACAAAAGTGGGGCCACGCCTCTCTACTTCGTCTACTTTGTGACTGATTTTTGCAATGCTCGATGCAAACACTGCCTCCTGGCGGAGCATAATCCGGTGGCGAAGAGCGAAGAGTTGACTATTGATGAGATCGAGAAGGTCTCACGCAGTATGGATGACATGCTGTTCTTTACCCCCACTGGCGGCGAACCCTTTCTGCGACGAGACCTGGCGGAAATCGTGCGCATTTTCCACAAGAACAACCATGCCCTCAACGTTGGCATCCCTACTAACGGTAGTTTGACTACGCGAGTAGTAGAGACTACGAGAGAAATGTTGGATACGATGCCTGATATAGACCTGCACATAGATGTTTCCATTGATGGCATCGGCGAAAAACACGATCAAATCCGCAATTTTCCCGGCCTTTTCGAACGCGCTATACGTACCTATAAAGAGTTGCGCGATCTGGAACGACACTACCACAACTTTAGTACCTGCGTGGAGATCACTGTTTCCTCCTTTAACCAAGACGAGTTACTCGAACTGTATGAGTACCTCAAACGGCAGGTAGGTGTGAATACTGTGTTCACATTGCTCACTCGAGGTGCACCGCGGGATCCCATCGCCAAGGAATTTGATATCCGGCGCTACGAAGAACTGCACGAAGCATTGGAGCGTGACAATAAGGCACTGATCCTCAGTGGCTATTACAAGATGCCCTTTTCAGATGTGCTGAACGCCTATCGCATTGTGCGCCCGCGGATTATTGCCAAAACCGTCCGCGAGCGACGTTTTCAGATACCATGTTATGCTGGGTCTCTGGGCGGGGCCATGTTTAGCAAGGGCCAAGTACTGCCATGCGAGTTACACATTGACATGGAACTCGGCAACGTCCGCGATTACAATTACGATTTCAGGGCGATTTGGCACAGCCCGCAGGCTGATCAGGCAAGGCGCTGGATACGCGACAACAAATGTTTTTGCACTTACGAGTGTTTCCTGACGATTAACATTCTGTTCAATCCGTTGGTTTTGCCAAGCGTTTTTCGCGAGTGGCTAGCGCTTAAGGCTTTTAAGTTGTCTCGACGACTGCAGCCGTCTTCTGTGCAGACCCCTGCACCCTCGACCGCGCGAGAGTGA
- a CDS encoding GDP-mannose 4,6-dehydratase, translating into MEDYERAYIGKRVLITGGLGFIGSNLAIRLVNIGALVTVVDSLIPEYGGNLYNIAPVRDRVEVNIADVRDVSSMNYLVRCRDYIFNLAGQVSHLDSMIDPYTDLEINCRAQLSFLEACRHNNPDVKVIFASTRQIYGVPDYLPVDERHLLHPTDVNGINKMAGEWYHILYNNVYGVRTVSLRLTNTYGPRLLMKHYRQGFVAKFIRFAIENRCIEIFGDGRQRRDFNYVDDAVDALLCAGATDATNGQIYNLGSTPPYSLIEFVEILREVCGELGIERPSYRLVPFPPDQKRIDIGDYFADYSKIHKELGWEPKVDLREGLRRTVQYYLEHKEHYWEVEPVKVPCELVVGRSEGEEK; encoded by the coding sequence GTGGAAGACTACGAACGAGCATACATCGGTAAAAGGGTATTGATCACTGGGGGTCTAGGTTTTATTGGCAGCAATCTGGCTATTCGACTGGTCAACATTGGCGCGTTGGTCACTGTTGTGGACTCGCTGATACCGGAGTACGGGGGCAACTTGTACAACATAGCTCCGGTGCGCGATCGGGTGGAGGTCAACATCGCGGATGTGCGTGATGTAAGCAGCATGAACTATCTGGTGCGCTGCCGTGATTACATCTTCAATTTGGCTGGTCAGGTAAGCCACTTAGACAGCATGATAGACCCATATACAGACCTAGAGATCAATTGTCGCGCCCAACTTTCCTTCTTGGAGGCTTGTCGCCATAATAACCCAGACGTGAAGGTGATCTTCGCCAGCACACGTCAAATTTATGGCGTGCCAGATTACCTGCCCGTGGATGAGAGACACCTGCTGCATCCCACGGATGTAAACGGCATCAATAAAATGGCAGGCGAATGGTACCACATTTTGTACAATAACGTCTACGGTGTGCGGACTGTATCACTACGACTGACCAACACCTATGGCCCGCGGTTGCTGATGAAGCATTACCGCCAAGGGTTCGTCGCCAAATTCATCCGGTTCGCCATTGAGAATCGATGCATCGAAATATTCGGCGACGGGCGACAGAGGCGCGACTTCAACTATGTGGACGACGCGGTAGATGCCTTGCTATGCGCCGGGGCCACAGATGCTACAAACGGGCAGATTTATAATTTGGGGAGCACACCACCCTACAGCCTGATCGAATTTGTTGAAATCCTGCGGGAGGTCTGTGGCGAGTTGGGTATCGAGAGGCCCTCGTACAGGCTGGTGCCATTTCCGCCCGACCAGAAGCGCATTGACATTGGTGATTACTTTGCCGACTACAGTAAAATCCACAAAGAATTAGGTTGGGAACCCAAGGTGGATTTAAGGGAAGGGTTGCGGCGTACGGTTCAGTACTATCTGGAACATAAGGAGCATTACTGGGAGGTCGAGCCGGTCAAAGTACCATGCGAGTTGGTGGTGGGGAGGAGCGAGGGGGAGGAGAAATGA